Proteins encoded by one window of Pseudochaenichthys georgianus chromosome 9, fPseGeo1.2, whole genome shotgun sequence:
- the LOC117452519 gene encoding bone morphogenetic protein receptor type-1B-like yields the protein MPVQGERLKRCLSLCLWSRSPLLLLGLFSLHAQAQGNILDMPQRASSKEASESGKEASGSTAPASSSEGILWCHCYHHCPEDSANNTCRTDGCCFTMVQEEGGALVEKAGCLALSGSEFQCRNTGNPLQRRSVQCCSGEDYCNKNVHPTLPPLKPPLYVDGKIHHMALLVSVTVCSIILAFIIVFCYFRYKRQRARPRYNIGLEQDESYIPSGESLRELIEQSQSSGSGSGLPLLVQRTIAKQIQMVKQIGKGRYGEVWMGRWRAEKVAVKVFFTTEEASWFRETEIYQTVLMRHENILGFIAADIKGTGSWTQLYLITDYHENGSLYDYLKSTTLDNKAMLRLAYSSVSGLSHLHTEIFGTQGKPAISHRDLKSKNILVKTNGTCCIADLGLAVKLISDTNEVDIPPNTRVGTKRYMPPEVLDETLNRSHFQSYIMADMYSFGLILWEIARRCVSGGILEEYQLPYHELVSTDPSYEDMREVVCIKRLRPSFPNRWTSDECLRQMGKLMTECWAHTPGSRLTALRVKKTLAKMSESQDIKL from the exons GCAATATATTGGACATGCCGCAAAGAGCATCCAGTAAGGAGGCATCGGAGAGTGGGAAGGAGGCCAGTGGCAGCACAGCTCCTGCTTCCTCCTCCGAGGGGATCCTGTGGTGTCACTGTTATCACCACTGCCCTGAAGACTCAGCCAATAACACATGCAG GACCGATGGCTGCTGTTTCACCATGGTGCAGGAGGAGGGCGGGGCATTGGTCGAGAAAGCAGGATGTCTTGCGCTGAGCGGATCAGAATTTCAGTGTCGG AACACGGGGAACCCACTTCAAAGGAGATCAGTGCAGTGCTGTTCAGGCGAAGATTACTGCAATAAAAACGTGCATCCTACACTGCCACCACTTAAACCACCTC TCTATGTTGATGGGAAGATCCACCACATGGCCTTGTTGGTCTCAGTCACTGTGTGCAGCATCATACTGGCCTTCATTATAGTGTTCTGCTACTTCAG GTATAAGCGCCAGAGGGCTCGTCCTCGGTACAATATTGGTCTGGAGCAGGACGAGAGCTACATTCCCTCCGGAGAGTCTCTGAGGGAGCTAATCGAGCAGTCTCAGAGCTCTGGCTCTGGCTCAGGGCTCCCTCTGCTG GTGCAGCGAACGATAGCCAAGCAGATCCAGATGGTGAAGCAGATAGGCAAGGGGAGGTATGGAGAGGTGTGGATGGGCAGATGGAGGGCAGAGAAAGTTGCCGTTAAAGTTTTCTTCACCACTGAGGAGGCCAGTTGGTTCAGAGAGACTGAGATTTACCAGACTGTTCTGATGAGACATGAGAACATCCTCG GTTTTATAGCTGCTGATATTAAAGGAACTGGCTCCTGGACCCAACTCTACCTAATCACTGACTACCATGAAAACGGCTCTTTGTATGACTACCTCAAATCAACCACTCTCGATAATAAAGCCATGCTGCGGCTGGCCTACTCCTCTGTGTCTGGCCTCAGTCACCTCCACACTGAGATCTTTGGCACCCAGGGTAAACCTGCCATTTCCCACAGGGATCTAAAGAGCAAGAACATACTAGTAAAAACAAATGGGACCTGCTGTATAGCTGACCTGGGACTGGCAGTCAAGCTTATCAG TGACACCAATGAGGTCGACATCCCTCCCAACACCAGAGTGGGCACAAAGCGCTACATGCCTCCGGAGGTTCTGGATGAGACTCTGAACAGAAGTCACTTTCAGTCGTACATCATGGCTGACATGTACAGCTTCGGGCTGATTCTCTGGGAGATCGCACGGCGTTGTGTCTCAGGAG GAATCCTTGAAGAGTACCAGTTGCCATACCATGAGTTGGTGTCTACAGACCCTTCATATGAAGACATGAGAGAGGTGGTCTGCATCAAAAGACTACGACCATCATTTCCTAATCGGTGGACCAGCGATGAG TGTTTGAGACAGATGGGGAAGCTGATGACAGAATGCTGGGCCCACACCCCGGGCTCCCGCCTCACAGCCCTACGGGTAAAAAAGACCCTTGCCAAGATGTCAGAATCGCAGGACATCAAGCTGTGA